A DNA window from Arachis hypogaea cultivar Tifrunner chromosome 18, arahy.Tifrunner.gnm2.J5K5, whole genome shotgun sequence contains the following coding sequences:
- the LOC112768965 gene encoding uncharacterized protein, whose translation MVRTPLCDKSGMRKGTWTAEEDKKLVAYVTRYGCWNWRLLPKFAGLERCGKSCRLRWMNYLRPNIKRGNYTQEEEDTIITLHQNLGNRWSLIAANLPGRTDNEIKNHWHTVLKKRIQDKSSSSSSSSSSGTGKGSRTGKAKASSKVKNNNNNNHDSPTTIMEQDFNSDSSSENSNNNIGGSCDDRHNNSSLSPQPSSSGFSCITTDTETAAINHEDNNLIILENNNNDYGELGFFDAYDEPVSEDFWTEPYLTDFSYVPPSSEEYFLNPIWDIEFWGQNSLYLE comes from the exons ATGGTGAGAACCCCTTTGTGTGACAAGAGTGGAATGAGGAAGGGCACGTGGACAGCTGAGGAAGACAAGAAGTTGGTCGCTTATGTTACTAGGTATGGTTGCTGGAATTGGCGTCTTCTCCCAAAGTTTGCAGGTCTTGAAAGGTGTGGCAAGAGTTGCAGACTTAGGTGGATGAACTACCTCAGACCCAACATCAAAAGAGGCAACTacactcaagaagaagaggaTACTATCATCACACTTCACCAAAACCTTGGCAATAG ATGGTCCCTAATTGCGGCGAATTTACCAGGAAGAACTGATAACGAGATAAAGAATCACTGGCACACTGTTCTGAAGAAGCGTATTCAAGACAAGtcgtcgtcctcctcctcctcgtcgTCATCAGGCACAGGCAAAGGTAGTAGAACCGGAAAAGCTAAAGCTTCTTCCAAggtaaagaataataataataataatcatgactccccaacaacaataatggaacAAGATTTCAATAGTGACTCATCATCAGAGAACAGCAATAATAACATTGGTGGTAGTTGTGATGATCGTCATAATAATAGTTCATTGTCTCCACAACCATCCTCTAGCGGTTTCTCTTGCATAACAACAGATACTGAAACCGCCGCTATAAACCATGaggataataatttaattattctagagaataataataatgattacgGAGAGCTTGGTTTCTTTGATGCATATGATGAGCCAGTGAGTGAAGATTTCTGGACAGAACCATATCTGACTGACTTTTCCTATGTCCCACCCAGTAGTGAAGAATACTTTCTTAACCCTATTTGGGATATAGAATTCTGGGGCCAGAATAGCTTATACCTGGAATGA